A genomic window from Alkalihalobacillus sp. AL-G includes:
- a CDS encoding iron chelate uptake ABC transporter family permease subunit — translation MARYRSIRNKAFSLLFDTKTTWIVLSLAVGFIALMILSIGVGQLWISPIDVVKSMFGYGEDMQNLVVRSFRMPRIILALLAGAGLALSGAILQGIIRNPLASPDIIGITGGAAVATVGFLAAFSDRSNSLTVSIHWMPLASFLGAVIMGFLVYLLAWRQGVSPIRLVLIGIGLSAAAQAFTTMMMILGPIFTASKANIWITGSVNGTNWSEITTLLPWMGILFIAVFIMARRLNIQELGADVATGAGSKVQKDRMLLLFLSTALAGGSVAFAGGIGFVGLMAPHIARKLVGSSFGGLLMVSALIGGIVVMGADLIARTAFAPLEVPAGVFTSAIGAPYFIYLLYRNRNK, via the coding sequence ATGGCGAGATACAGATCAATAAGGAACAAAGCATTTTCATTGCTATTTGATACAAAAACGACATGGATCGTTCTTAGTTTAGCAGTAGGATTTATCGCGTTGATGATACTAAGCATCGGGGTTGGTCAGCTCTGGATTTCACCTATAGATGTTGTAAAATCCATGTTCGGCTACGGAGAAGATATGCAAAACCTGGTCGTCCGATCGTTTAGAATGCCTCGTATAATATTAGCTTTATTGGCTGGAGCAGGACTTGCATTATCAGGCGCGATCCTACAAGGGATTATCAGGAACCCATTAGCATCACCAGACATTATCGGGATAACTGGAGGAGCTGCTGTTGCGACAGTTGGTTTCCTTGCTGCTTTTAGTGATCGAAGTAATTCATTGACTGTCAGTATTCATTGGATGCCGCTCGCCTCCTTTCTTGGCGCGGTCATTATGGGTTTTCTTGTTTACTTATTGGCGTGGCGTCAGGGGGTTTCACCGATCCGACTTGTGTTGATCGGGATTGGATTATCTGCAGCAGCACAAGCGTTCACGACAATGATGATGATCCTCGGTCCGATTTTTACAGCATCTAAAGCAAACATTTGGATTACCGGAAGTGTTAACGGTACAAACTGGAGCGAAATCACTACATTACTGCCGTGGATGGGTATACTTTTTATTGCCGTTTTCATCATGGCAAGGAGACTGAATATCCAAGAGCTTGGGGCAGATGTTGCGACGGGAGCCGGGAGTAAGGTACAGAAGGATCGAATGCTGCTTTTATTTTTAAGTACTGCACTAGCCGGTGGATCGGTTGCATTCGCAGGAGGTATCGGATTTGTCGGATTAATGGCACCTCATATTGCCAGGAAGCTAGTAGGCTCTTCTTTTGGGGGATTGCTCATGGTGTCGGCTCTGATTGGTGGAATAGTTGTAATGGGAGCGGACTTAATCGCGAGAACAGCATTTGCACCACTTGAAGTGCCAGCAGGGGTATTTACATCAGCAATCGGAGCACCATACTTCATCTACCTACTTTATAGGAATAGGAATAAGTAA
- a CDS encoding tetratricopeptide repeat protein has protein sequence MIGQRIRYYRKTKNLTQEELAKGICSVSYLSKIENGDAKSSEDVIELLCERLGISPEEKQLDVNLVGMLNEWNYLMVLRKYEEAETTHNKIKEYIPLIEDPNTLIRYQLFLTRYFITTNNKTKASKQILELNKYYETRSDVALNFYYHFINGLFNHVESNYSQAIKHFENAEAYIQHTPLNQVELATYYYSVALTQTHLFHNTAVINYAYKALDIFDKEYNFTRSADCQILLGIVNRRIKNYLQSEYHFNQALKFAISFNNSKSLGIIYHNLGFVYSNKGDPEEAIKYYLKSLEIKNKVKDSNLQVTYFLIAKEYYNLENYEESNKWMQKINIQLEKEPNDEYTIHYKILKLRLNQQSGKEYENLLKKQAIPFFEDKNIMEYVCEYSTLLADYYYKNSQYKNASENYKLALKASQKFF, from the coding sequence ATGATTGGACAGCGAATAAGATATTACAGAAAGACAAAAAACCTCACCCAAGAGGAACTTGCGAAGGGCATATGCTCCGTCTCCTACCTTAGTAAAATTGAAAACGGCGACGCCAAATCTAGTGAAGATGTCATTGAATTGTTGTGTGAACGCCTTGGGATATCCCCCGAAGAAAAACAGCTCGATGTTAATTTAGTAGGAATGCTTAATGAGTGGAATTATCTGATGGTTCTCCGTAAATATGAGGAAGCCGAAACCACACATAATAAAATTAAAGAGTATATACCACTTATTGAAGATCCCAATACTTTAATAAGATATCAATTATTTTTAACTAGGTATTTTATTACAACAAATAATAAAACAAAAGCCTCAAAACAAATTTTGGAATTAAATAAGTATTATGAGACACGTTCTGATGTTGCTCTTAATTTCTATTATCACTTTATAAATGGATTATTTAATCATGTTGAATCCAATTACTCACAAGCAATAAAACACTTTGAGAATGCTGAGGCTTATATTCAGCACACTCCATTAAATCAAGTTGAGTTAGCAACATACTATTACAGCGTAGCATTAACTCAGACTCATCTCTTTCACAATACCGCAGTAATAAATTATGCATACAAAGCGCTAGATATCTTTGATAAAGAATACAATTTTACTAGAAGTGCGGATTGTCAAATATTACTTGGAATAGTGAACAGACGAATAAAGAACTATTTACAGTCAGAGTATCATTTTAACCAGGCGTTAAAGTTTGCAATTTCATTTAATAACTCAAAAAGTTTAGGAATAATTTATCACAATTTAGGATTTGTTTATTCTAATAAAGGTGACCCCGAAGAAGCAATAAAATATTATTTGAAAAGTCTGGAGATCAAAAATAAGGTTAAGGATTCTAACTTACAAGTTACATATTTTCTCATTGCCAAAGAATACTACAATCTAGAAAATTACGAAGAGTCCAATAAATGGATGCAAAAAATAAATATTCAATTAGAAAAAGAACCGAACGATGAGTACACTATTCATTATAAGATTCTAAAGTTGAGACTTAATCAACAATCTGGTAAAGAATATGAAAATCTGCTAAAAAAACAAGCAATTCCATTTTTCGAAGATAAAAATATTATGGAATATGTTTGTGAATATTCAACCCTTTTAGCTGATTACTACTATAAAAACTCACAGTACAAAAATGCTAGTGAGAATTATAAATTAGCACTTAAAGCTAGTCAAAAATTCTTTTAA
- a CDS encoding NUDIX hydrolase, with protein MMKWIGSAAVCIQGNRLLMVQQGKKDEPKLWTVPSGGKEIDESFESCCLRELEEETGYKGEIIRPLHVKNGHSYGYEVTVHYFLVRIVGGQAKIQDPDNLIHEIRWVKSDEINSLELAFPQDLSHLQELMFIES; from the coding sequence TTGATGAAATGGATTGGCTCAGCAGCTGTATGTATTCAAGGAAACCGCTTGTTGATGGTACAACAAGGAAAAAAGGATGAACCGAAACTTTGGACTGTGCCCTCTGGTGGAAAAGAGATTGATGAGTCCTTTGAATCTTGCTGCTTAAGGGAGCTTGAAGAAGAGACAGGCTATAAGGGCGAAATTATTAGACCACTGCATGTGAAAAATGGGCATAGTTATGGCTATGAGGTGACGGTCCACTATTTCCTTGTGCGGATCGTAGGTGGGCAAGCTAAAATCCAAGATCCGGATAATTTGATACATGAAATCAGATGGGTAAAGTCAGATGAAATTAATTCATTAGAGCTTGCTTTTCCACAGGATCTTTCACATCTTCAGGAGTTGATGTTTATAGAATCCTAA
- a CDS encoding D-alanyl-D-alanine carboxypeptidase family protein: MKRIIQLLCVSALIYTVWSIPIGVHANTDQPTNLYSETSILIDASTGEILYEDQSEKRMFPASITKILTGILAIESRKLDETATISKKAVEAEGTSVYLLEGEKMKLHQLVKGMLINSGNDAGVAVAENLSGSVDRFAKRMNTFVQEGLGLTDSHFTNPHGLFDENHYTTAYDMAYITKYALENPKFRKIVSTKEMEWVGKGWETTLYNHNRLLWRYDGVIGVKNGYVDQSQHTLVTAAKRNGTTLIAVTMKADTSEQAYEDTIALLDYGFGNFETGTIEKGTVLHNSDGKEIRIEEEKLFTHKMGEGVKTKIDERGYLVVENSQHEEIASFPLLPKMDQKVVASESQAEQAKESVGLLSWIVSIVPMIVIGVFLLLVLMIILRIRRKVRNRRLERLRRRRMANEIHQNVFRR; encoded by the coding sequence ATGAAACGAATCATACAACTACTATGTGTGTCAGCTCTCATTTATACCGTTTGGTCGATTCCGATCGGCGTACACGCAAACACGGATCAACCTACTAATTTATATAGTGAAACCTCAATTTTAATTGACGCTTCTACAGGAGAAATTTTATACGAGGACCAATCGGAAAAGCGTATGTTTCCTGCGAGCATTACAAAAATTTTAACCGGAATCCTGGCGATCGAATCTAGAAAGCTTGATGAAACGGCCACGATCAGTAAAAAAGCAGTTGAGGCTGAGGGAACCAGTGTCTATCTTTTAGAAGGGGAAAAAATGAAGCTGCACCAGCTTGTAAAAGGGATGCTGATCAACTCTGGAAATGATGCGGGGGTTGCTGTTGCTGAAAACTTGTCAGGGAGTGTAGACCGTTTCGCCAAAAGGATGAACACTTTTGTACAAGAAGGGCTCGGGTTAACCGACTCTCACTTTACAAATCCGCATGGCCTTTTTGATGAAAACCATTATACAACAGCCTATGATATGGCTTATATAACGAAGTACGCCCTTGAAAATCCGAAGTTCAGGAAAATTGTAAGCACGAAGGAAATGGAATGGGTTGGAAAAGGCTGGGAAACGACACTTTACAATCACAATCGGCTTCTATGGCGCTATGATGGAGTGATCGGAGTTAAGAACGGATATGTCGATCAATCCCAGCATACGCTTGTGACTGCGGCAAAACGAAATGGTACGACTTTGATTGCTGTAACAATGAAAGCTGATACTTCCGAGCAAGCATACGAGGATACGATTGCACTTCTTGATTACGGATTTGGAAATTTTGAAACAGGAACGATTGAGAAGGGTACTGTTTTACACAATTCGGATGGGAAGGAAATTCGTATCGAGGAGGAGAAGCTTTTTACTCATAAAATGGGGGAAGGCGTTAAGACGAAGATTGATGAACGGGGATATTTGGTCGTTGAAAACAGTCAGCATGAAGAGATTGCATCGTTTCCGTTATTACCAAAAATGGATCAAAAAGTGGTGGCTAGTGAGTCACAGGCCGAACAGGCAAAGGAATCGGTCGGTTTACTTTCATGGATTGTTTCGATTGTGCCGATGATCGTAATTGGTGTGTTCCTGCTTCTCGTTTTAATGATCATACTTAGAATCCGACGAAAGGTACGGAATCGAAGGTTGGAGAGACTACGTAGAAGGCGAATGGCAAACGAAATCCACCAGAACGTTTTTAGAAGATAA
- a CDS encoding HD-GYP domain-containing protein, translating to MKSFTINAQLIILFSAMLLTSIHFFIKEVDNYIPFISLFLLGFIPTYIIELKKPKFYELTYMLNSIYIASLAYYFIDIPLIEAVYFFIPINALLLSDKRLYVSSIGLSLFSFLVLTKSSLLTQSVFLSMFLVFAILLTLVRTRLTNTVEEKESMLHGIKAFSLAVEAKDINTEGHSKRVAHYAVMLAESLDNDEIDLDELEMTSMMHDIGKIKTPDAILLKEGTLTEHEYEIIKKHPNDGMRLAKSFGFSDAVLNGILHHHEQYDGKGYPAGLRGDEIPLYSRILAIVDSFDAMTSDRSYRPGLSPHISKEKIVRNSGRMYDPGLVSVFERIYPELEKNCLERQMNYEIPKSKLS from the coding sequence ATGAAATCTTTTACGATAAATGCTCAACTCATCATTTTGTTCAGTGCCATGCTTCTTACCAGCATTCACTTCTTTATTAAAGAGGTAGACAATTACATACCGTTTATTTCATTGTTCTTGCTTGGATTTATTCCGACATACATAATAGAGCTTAAAAAGCCTAAGTTTTATGAGCTTACCTATATGCTGAACTCAATTTACATAGCTTCACTTGCATACTACTTCATAGACATCCCACTCATAGAGGCCGTTTACTTTTTCATACCAATCAATGCATTATTGTTATCGGACAAAAGACTTTATGTATCTTCAATCGGACTTTCGCTCTTTTCCTTTCTCGTTTTAACAAAGAGTTCATTGCTTACTCAATCGGTCTTCCTTTCAATGTTTCTCGTATTTGCCATTCTATTAACCTTGGTTCGTACGCGATTAACAAATACAGTGGAGGAAAAAGAGTCGATGCTTCATGGAATCAAAGCCTTTTCATTAGCGGTTGAGGCAAAAGATATCAATACAGAAGGGCACTCAAAAAGGGTAGCCCACTATGCGGTTATGCTCGCAGAATCCCTCGATAATGATGAAATCGATTTAGATGAACTTGAAATGACCAGCATGATGCACGATATCGGAAAAATAAAGACGCCAGATGCGATCCTATTAAAGGAAGGAACGTTAACGGAACATGAGTATGAAATTATAAAAAAGCACCCGAACGATGGCATGAGGCTCGCAAAGTCGTTTGGATTTTCCGATGCTGTATTAAACGGAATTTTACATCACCATGAACAGTACGATGGAAAAGGGTATCCAGCAGGATTAAGAGGAGATGAGATACCTCTCTACAGTAGAATTCTTGCGATTGTCGATTCGTTTGACGCAATGACGAGTGATCGATCGTACCGGCCAGGACTATCCCCTCATATTAGTAAGGAGAAAATCGTTCGAAATAGTGGAAGGATGTATGATCCGGGCCTAGTTAGTGTATTTGAAAGGATTTATCCTGAGCTTGAAAAAAATTGCCTTGAACGTCAAATGAACTATGAAATACCAAAAAGTAAACTTTCATAG
- a CDS encoding PH domain-containing protein: protein MRQEPSRQIDSKALKVWKLSGLITSSIFILLAIGSIVLAILTPVPFWISILTVIAALLLTYLFVVVIPEIQYRVWRYEIDEYEIELKFGLFIIRRILVPMVRVQHVDTKQGPLLRRYQLSSVTITTAATTHEIPALDNETANQVRDFISQRARVTEDDV from the coding sequence ATGCGTCAGGAGCCCTCTCGACAGATTGACTCAAAAGCATTGAAGGTATGGAAACTTTCCGGCTTGATCACCAGCTCAATTTTTATTTTGCTCGCAATAGGGAGTATTGTCCTTGCCATCCTTACCCCAGTGCCGTTTTGGATATCAATTCTTACAGTTATAGCTGCATTATTACTTACATATTTGTTTGTTGTTGTTATCCCGGAAATTCAATACCGTGTTTGGCGCTATGAAATTGATGAATATGAAATTGAGCTGAAATTCGGACTCTTTATTATCCGGAGAATCCTTGTGCCTATGGTACGTGTGCAGCATGTTGATACGAAACAAGGGCCTCTGTTACGCCGTTACCAGCTTTCTAGTGTAACGATTACGACTGCAGCGACTACTCATGAGATCCCAGCACTTGATAACGAAACAGCTAACCAAGTTCGAGACTTTATTTCACAGAGGGCAAGGGTAACAGAAGACGATGTATAA
- a CDS encoding PH domain-containing protein: protein MYKPKRLHPIAAGFSFIKSLKEWVFPIILYFFFGPGEGETMEWLYFLPFIFIGLLAVYGVLHWYRFTYSIENEDLKIEQGVFIRSKRFIPKKRIQSIDHSEGILHRPFNVVKLRIETAGGSGGAEASLSAVNKKDAQVLVELLQKNTVDTENEEERVVKERPSYQFKLSSKDLWIAASTSGGLGLVLSIVGTFGSQIDNLLPEDFVFGAMQWLSGFSWLFLVIIGVLILIFAWLLSFSGVILKYAGFSMDRYGDRIVIKRGLFEKRELTLPVKRIQGIRIVESIIRQPFGFATVHVESAGGTASDEGVSAMLFPIIKRSKINHELAQLLPEYSIPSDLNALPERSLKRYILKAIFPSLFLISLIWLLPSQWWALLILPVIIFALWGILQHKDGKWKVDQSNFYLQNRLISRSLLITERRRMQHFEVKQSIFQRRAQLATLCTTVLSGGVGRKFDLMHTSAEDAKTLFTWYSRE, encoded by the coding sequence ATGTATAAACCGAAACGATTACATCCGATCGCTGCAGGATTTTCGTTCATTAAATCCTTGAAAGAATGGGTATTTCCAATTATTCTTTATTTTTTCTTTGGCCCTGGTGAAGGGGAAACGATGGAATGGCTTTATTTTCTTCCATTTATTTTTATCGGGCTATTAGCTGTTTATGGAGTCCTTCACTGGTACCGTTTTACCTACTCTATTGAAAACGAAGATCTGAAAATTGAACAAGGTGTTTTCATTCGAAGCAAACGCTTCATTCCCAAAAAACGCATTCAATCAATAGACCACTCAGAAGGGATTCTCCATCGACCTTTTAATGTTGTAAAACTAAGGATTGAAACAGCGGGAGGTTCTGGCGGTGCCGAAGCCTCATTATCTGCGGTAAATAAAAAAGATGCTCAAGTCCTTGTTGAACTACTTCAGAAAAATACGGTCGATACGGAAAATGAAGAGGAGAGGGTAGTAAAGGAACGTCCTTCCTACCAATTTAAACTTTCCTCGAAGGACTTATGGATTGCCGCATCTACTTCCGGTGGGCTCGGTTTAGTCTTGTCCATTGTAGGTACGTTCGGTTCACAAATCGATAATCTATTACCAGAGGATTTTGTTTTTGGTGCTATGCAGTGGTTGAGTGGGTTTAGCTGGTTGTTTTTAGTGATAATAGGAGTACTTATCTTGATCTTTGCGTGGCTCTTATCCTTTTCCGGTGTGATTTTAAAATATGCGGGGTTTTCTATGGATCGGTACGGAGATCGAATTGTAATTAAAAGAGGGCTTTTTGAAAAGCGTGAGCTTACATTACCTGTGAAAAGAATTCAAGGTATACGGATTGTCGAAAGCATCATCAGGCAGCCATTTGGTTTTGCTACAGTTCATGTTGAAAGCGCTGGGGGAACAGCTTCGGATGAAGGGGTTTCCGCAATGCTTTTTCCAATCATTAAACGGTCGAAAATCAATCATGAGCTCGCCCAACTGCTACCTGAATACAGCATACCGTCTGATCTTAACGCATTACCGGAACGTTCGTTGAAGCGCTATATTCTTAAAGCGATCTTTCCATCGTTATTTCTTATATCGTTAATTTGGTTACTCCCATCACAGTGGTGGGCTTTGTTGATTTTACCCGTTATCATCTTTGCCTTATGGGGTATTCTTCAACATAAGGATGGGAAATGGAAGGTGGACCAATCCAATTTTTATTTACAAAATAGATTGATTTCAAGGTCATTATTGATCACTGAACGGAGACGTATGCAGCATTTTGAAGTGAAGCAGTCGATTTTTCAACGTCGAGCGCAGTTAGCAACCCTTTGTACGACGGTGTTATCTGGAGGGGTTGGCAGAAAGTTCGATTTAATGCACACAAGTGCTGAAGACGCCAAAACATTATTCACTTGGTATAGCAGAGAATGA
- a CDS encoding rhomboid family intramembrane serine protease encodes MFVRTENFRTFIRLYPIVSTIIVVHILLFIAVNVSSLVLIYTMGHNYSIAVGEYWRLVTPIFIHQSFPHVLFNTFSLYLFGPALERIIGKFKFIIGYIGAGVIANIATFLLEGPGYSHIGASGAIFGLFGFFVYIIYARKELIDHRNSQLILSILVLSVVMTFVMPNINILGHLFGLVGGAALAPILLAGKTRRV; translated from the coding sequence TTGTTTGTTCGTACAGAGAATTTCCGAACCTTTATTCGGCTATATCCGATTGTGTCTACCATCATCGTGGTACACATTTTGCTTTTCATTGCTGTAAACGTAAGTTCCTTGGTTCTAATTTATACGATGGGGCATAATTATTCGATTGCTGTAGGAGAATATTGGCGGCTCGTTACTCCGATATTCATCCACCAGTCTTTCCCTCATGTTCTCTTTAACACGTTTTCATTATACCTGTTCGGACCTGCCTTGGAACGTATAATTGGGAAATTCAAGTTTATCATCGGGTATATTGGAGCAGGTGTGATAGCAAATATAGCAACCTTCTTATTGGAAGGCCCGGGATATAGCCATATCGGTGCTTCCGGTGCGATATTCGGTCTGTTTGGATTCTTCGTGTACATCATTTATGCACGAAAGGAATTGATCGATCACCGTAACTCGCAGCTCATTCTCAGCATTCTCGTACTCAGTGTTGTGATGACGTTCGTGATGCCGAATATTAATATACTCGGGCATTTGTTCGGTTTAGTTGGCGGAGCTGCGCTAGCCCCGATTTTACTGGCCGGGAAAACCCGAAGAGTTTAA
- the acpS gene encoding holo-ACP synthase — protein sequence MIIGTGIDIVEIERIKKTLERQPRIAERILTDLEYKLFRSIPGRQIEFLAGRFAAKEAYAKAIGTGIGGQLSWKDIEVLPDETGKPIIYSDRSWTTFVSISHSKEYAIAQVILESSSR from the coding sequence ATGATTATCGGAACTGGAATAGATATTGTAGAGATTGAACGGATTAAAAAGACTCTCGAACGGCAACCACGTATTGCAGAACGGATATTAACGGACCTTGAGTACAAGTTGTTTCGCTCAATTCCAGGTAGGCAGATCGAGTTTCTTGCAGGGAGATTTGCAGCTAAGGAAGCCTATGCGAAAGCGATAGGAACTGGGATCGGAGGACAACTCAGCTGGAAGGATATTGAGGTATTACCAGATGAAACGGGTAAACCAATTATCTATAGTGATCGCTCATGGACCACCTTTGTATCCATTTCGCACAGTAAAGAATATGCAATCGCTCAAGTAATTCTCGAAAGCTCGTCACGCTAG
- a CDS encoding outer membrane lipoprotein carrier protein LolA, whose product MKKTLSLLVMALLILALTACGSKSQKDVVSDLKGMLEEMSGYKAQATMTLQTGEKPLTYNIDVWHKKPSFYRVSLKNSEKDQSQMILRNSEGVFVLTPALNKSFRFQSEWPENSSQVYLMESLISDIIMDDDRTFKAGENGYVFNTKTNYQNKNLYQQEITLDKKNLLPTSVKVMDKDLKVLVEVKFTKKKLNAKFDDGAFDMERNMQGALNEVPAMATEKKEFTAVFPEFVPAGTTLFNQVKSKNGDEVILTYTGDDQSFTIIQRRAEVAPATKMLTMNKGDVVNLGFAFGVLKDKTLTWSFDGVDYYLASNDLSEEQMINVASSMTLAQGK is encoded by the coding sequence TTGAAAAAAACATTGTCATTACTTGTTATGGCGCTCCTGATTCTAGCTCTTACAGCGTGTGGTTCCAAAAGTCAAAAAGATGTCGTATCAGATTTGAAAGGCATGCTAGAAGAAATGTCCGGTTATAAGGCACAGGCAACGATGACTCTTCAAACAGGAGAGAAACCTTTAACGTATAACATTGATGTTTGGCACAAAAAGCCAAGCTTTTACAGAGTAAGCTTGAAGAATTCAGAGAAAGACCAGAGTCAGATGATTCTCCGAAACAGTGAAGGCGTATTTGTCCTCACCCCTGCCCTGAACAAAAGCTTTCGTTTTCAAAGTGAGTGGCCTGAAAACAGCAGTCAGGTATATTTAATGGAATCCTTAATCAGCGATATCATCATGGACGATGATCGTACCTTTAAAGCAGGGGAAAATGGATACGTGTTCAACACCAAAACAAACTATCAAAATAAAAACCTTTATCAACAGGAAATCACATTGGATAAGAAAAATTTACTTCCGACCAGTGTGAAGGTCATGGATAAAGATTTAAAGGTTCTTGTAGAAGTGAAGTTTACGAAAAAGAAGCTTAATGCCAAGTTTGATGATGGTGCCTTTGATATGGAGCGAAATATGCAAGGTGCACTGAATGAAGTTCCTGCAATGGCCACAGAGAAGAAAGAATTTACAGCCGTATTTCCGGAGTTTGTTCCAGCAGGCACAACCCTCTTCAACCAGGTGAAAAGCAAAAATGGGGATGAGGTCATCCTGACTTATACCGGCGACGACCAATCGTTCACGATCATTCAACGACGAGCTGAAGTCGCACCTGCTACAAAGATGTTGACGATGAATAAAGGAGATGTCGTCAATCTCGGTTTTGCATTTGGAGTTTTGAAAGACAAAACCCTGACATGGTCATTTGATGGAGTGGATTATTACCTTGCGTCGAATGATCTTTCGGAAGAGCAAATGATTAATGTAGCGTCTTCGATGACTTTGGCACAAGGAAAATAA
- the alr gene encoding alanine racemase encodes MHFYRDTWAEINLDHIRQNYLQIQGHLSEGTKLMGVVKANGYGHGAVQVAKVLIESGIDYLAVAVLDEALELRNSGIKTPILVMGFVAPQYAKLAAKHRISLTVFQEEWIDAVDQSLDQTLYVHLKIDTGMGRLGINGEKEAKILINKIQKNTRLKLEGAFTHFATADELDSKLVNLQRDRFSKFLSILKAEGVSPEVIHMGNSAGAIQFPDLEQNYVRVGISLYGLSPSEEIRSILPFTLLPALSLHSNLSHVKKIKPGDTISYGATYRAEKEEWIGTIPIGYADGWLRKYAEKGEVLIEGQRAKIVGRICMDQFMVRMPHYVKPGTKITLIGSQNDGVITVDEIARQNGTINYEIPCLISSRVPRCFMKNAKIVETMNEILNFS; translated from the coding sequence ATGCACTTTTATAGAGATACATGGGCAGAAATCAACTTGGACCACATTCGGCAAAACTATCTCCAAATACAAGGTCACCTTTCTGAAGGTACGAAATTAATGGGTGTGGTCAAAGCAAACGGATATGGACATGGAGCGGTGCAGGTCGCAAAGGTTTTAATTGAAAGCGGCATTGATTACCTTGCTGTCGCAGTGCTTGACGAGGCGCTCGAACTTCGTAACTCAGGCATAAAAACACCAATTCTCGTAATGGGTTTTGTAGCTCCTCAATATGCAAAGCTAGCAGCTAAGCATCGGATCTCATTAACGGTTTTTCAGGAGGAATGGATTGATGCAGTCGACCAGTCCTTGGATCAAACATTGTATGTGCACCTGAAAATCGATACTGGAATGGGACGACTTGGTATAAATGGAGAAAAAGAGGCAAAGATACTAATAAATAAAATTCAAAAAAATACGCGGCTAAAGTTAGAGGGCGCATTTACTCATTTTGCGACTGCTGATGAACTAGATTCAAAGCTCGTAAACCTACAGCGCGATCGGTTTTCAAAGTTCCTTTCAATATTAAAAGCAGAGGGTGTTTCACCGGAAGTGATTCACATGGGCAATAGTGCTGGGGCTATTCAGTTTCCTGACCTTGAGCAGAACTATGTTCGAGTGGGTATTTCCTTGTACGGTTTATCACCTTCAGAAGAAATTCGTTCAATTTTACCTTTTACTCTTTTGCCGGCTCTATCTTTACACAGCAACCTAAGTCATGTTAAAAAAATAAAGCCCGGGGATACAATCAGTTACGGGGCAACTTATCGAGCTGAAAAGGAAGAGTGGATCGGGACAATTCCGATAGGATATGCAGATGGCTGGCTAAGAAAGTATGCCGAAAAGGGTGAAGTACTCATCGAAGGTCAACGTGCGAAGATTGTCGGGCGCATTTGCATGGATCAGTTCATGGTGAGGATGCCTCATTATGTTAAGCCTGGTACAAAGATAACTCTGATTGGAAGCCAAAATGATGGGGTTATTACGGTCGATGAGATTGCGCGCCAAAATGGAACGATCAACTATGAAATACCCTGCTTAATCTCCTCACGAGTGCCAAGATGTTTCATGAAAAATGCTAAAATAGTTGAGACTATGAATGAAATATTAAATTTTTCGTAA
- a CDS encoding CopG family ribbon-helix-helix protein — MFVSDKNTKRIVISLPEQLINEVDGAIMNENLNRSEFIHQATKLYLRERKSCHIRETMRQGYAEMAKINLNIASEAFLAEEEADLTLDRLVSGV; from the coding sequence ATGTTTGTGTCCGATAAGAACACAAAACGAATCGTGATTAGCTTGCCGGAGCAACTGATTAATGAGGTGGACGGAGCGATTATGAACGAGAACTTGAACCGAAGTGAGTTTATTCATCAAGCTACAAAATTGTATTTGCGTGAACGAAAAAGCTGCCATATTCGTGAGACCATGCGTCAAGGGTATGCGGAAATGGCCAAAATTAATTTGAACATCGCATCAGAAGCCTTTCTTGCTGAGGAGGAAGCTGATCTAACTTTGGACCGCTTAGTTAGCGGGGTGTAA